In one window of Bos taurus isolate L1 Dominette 01449 registration number 42190680 breed Hereford chromosome 15, ARS-UCD2.0, whole genome shotgun sequence DNA:
- the ATP5MG gene encoding ATP synthase subunit g, mitochondrial, with protein sequence MAQFVRNLAEKAPALVNAAVTYSKPRLATFWYYAKVELVPPTPAEIPTAIQSLKKIINSAKTGSFKQLTVKEALLNGLVATEVWMWFYVGEIIGKRGIIGYDV encoded by the exons ATGGCCCAGTTTGTCCGTAACCTCGCGGAAAAGGCCCCGGCGCTGGTCAACG ctgCTGTGACTTACTCGAAGCCTCGATTGGCCACGTTTTGGTACTATGCCAAGGTTGAGCTGGTTCCTCCAACCCCTGCTGAGATCCCTACAGCAATTCAGAGCTTGAAAAAAATTATCAACAGTGCTAAAACCGGTAGTTTCAAACAGCTCACTGTTAAG GAAGCTCTACTGAATGGTTTGGTGGCCACTGAGGTGTGGATGTGGTTTTATGTTGGCGAGATCATAGGCAAGCGTGGCATCATTGGCTATGATGTTTGA